The Cryptococcus neoformans var. grubii H99 chromosome 8, complete sequence DNA window TTTCAACGGCGTCACCACCCCAccttccctcttttcgACCCGCTtatttcctcctccgccaaCGACACCAGGCAAATTGTTCTCGCCTACGAACTTGAAAAGCCTCCGCTCTGCATCTGATGCATCACGGATGAGTTCGAGGACGTTTCCTTTTCCGAGATGGGACAAATGGGGAGGGGGCAGGTGGAGATAGGCGGTAGTGAACGGGCCTGGGGGCGCAGCGTTGAGGGTTGATAGGTACGCGATCTGTTCGGAGTGGTGTGCGAGGGCATCGAGTGACTCTGCCAGGGAAGGCATCGTGGGCAGCACAAATATGGAGGgcaatgaagatgagataGCGGAATGTTTTGCTTATGGAAACGAAAGAGCAACAAAGTCGCGTCGCGTAAAACATCAAAAATGGGCGGCGATTTAACTTCTTCACTTCACACACAAGGTCAAGGCAACGACACATGCTAAAGGCTTCATTTCGTCCATTTGAACACTGTGCTATTATTATCCTACTTGACACCTTTCGCTCCACTTCTATCCCCGACACCTTTCACTCTCGACGCAGTACTGTACTTGCTCCGTACTTTTATTTCCGCGCGGGAGACTCAACCGCTCTACAATCGCGCAAGTTACTTCTTCTCAGACAACTCGGCAACACCGGGCAAAGTCTTGCCTTCCAACAACTCCAAAGAagcaccaccaccagtGGAAACGTGGCTCAATTCGTCCTCCTTACCGGCCTGAGCGACAAGGGTAGCAGtgtcaccaccaccaacaatgACAGTGGAGCCGTTCTTGGCGGCCTTGATACAGGCCTCGAGAAGGGCGTTGGAGCCACCAGCAAACGCAGGGAACTCAAAGACACCAGCAGGGCCGTTCCAGAGGATGGTCTTGGCCTCAGCAACGGTTTGAGCAAAGAGTTCTCGGGACTTGGGTCCACAGTCGAGACCCATCCAGTCAGAGGGGATACCAGACTCGTCAGTAGCAGAGCCGGTCTTGTGCAATGTCAGCAAGATTCCATGTAGAGAATATCAAAAGAGGCATACCTTGGCGTCCTTGTCAAATTTGTCGGCGGTGACATAGTCAACGGGGAAGACAAGCTTGACattgttcttcttggccttctcaaCGAGGTCCTTGACCTGCTTAGAGCCAGCTTCGTCGAACAAGGAGGTACCAATCTAATTTTAGTGTTAATGAGATCACAATACACCGCAAAAAAAGAGATCAACCAACCTCGACATTGTTAAGGGTCTTCTTGAAAGTGAAAGACATGCCACCGCAGATGATTAAAGTGTTAACTTGGTCAAGCATGTTCTCAATCAACTGAATCTTGTCGGCGACCTTGGCACCACcgaggatggcaaggaagggCCTCTCAGGCTTCTCAAGGACCTTGGCAAAGTACTCgagctccttcttcatgaGGAAGCCAGCAGCTCGCTTGGGGAGCTGAACACCGACCATGGAGGAGTGGGCTCGGTGGGCGGTACCGAAGCTGATAATCGTTCAGGACAATGTTTTAATCATGAAAAGGAAGCGAAAACATACGCGTCGTTAATGTAGACAGTACCGAGTTCAGTGAGCTGCTCTCGGAACTTCTTGACGGCCTCGGGGTCGGCCTTTACCTTTTCGtcgcccttcttgcccttaccctcctcctcgatGTGGAATCGCAAGTTCTCCAAAAGGAAGACCTGGCCGTTCTCACCCTTGAGAACCTCGCTCTTGACCTCGTCACCGACACATTCAGGAAGGAACTTGACGTCCTTGGAGAGGAGCTCAGAGAGCTTGGAAGCAACGGGCTTGAGAGAGTACTTGGGGTTGGGGGAACCGTCAGGTCGACCAAGATGGGACATGAGGATCACAGACTTGGCCCCTAGTTAATTGTTAAGGGATTGGCGACACTAAGCAACTGCAAACCTACCGTTGTCAATGGCGTACTTGATGGTGGGGAGAGCCGCAACAATACGCTAATTAGGCTTATCAGCGCATGTCCATATGCCTTTAAGTAAAAGCGACTTACAGCAGGGTTGGtgatcttgccttccttgtCCATGCTGTTGATACTAATCAGAATCTAGAACAGGAATGAGAGACATGGAAAGCTCACGGGACGTTAAAGTCGACACGGATGAGGACCCTCTCGCCCTTGAGGTCGACGTCGGTGATATTGAGcttggaggagagagacATAGTGTCTATGGAATAAGAGTGTTTGTTCAgataaggaagaaagagatacGCAGA harbors:
- a CDS encoding phosphoglycerate kinase; the protein is MSLSSKLNITDVDLKGERVLIRVDFNVPMDKEGKITNPARIVAALPTIKYAIDNGAKSVILMSHLGRPDGSPNPKYSLKPVASKLSELLSKDVKFLPECVGDEVKSEVLKGENGQVFLLENLRFHIEEEGKGKKGDEKVKADPEAVKKFREQLTELGTVYINDAFGTAHRAHSSMVGVQLPKRAAGFLMKKELEYFAKVLEKPERPFLAILGGAKVADKIQLIENMLDQVNTLIICGGMSFTFKKTLNNVEIGTSLFDEAGSKQVKDLVEKAKKNNVKLVFPVDYVTADKFDKDAKTGSATDESGIPSDWMGLDCGPKSRELFAQTVAEAKTILWNGPAGVFEFPAFAGGSNALLEACIKAAKNGSTVIVGGGDTATLVAQAGKEDELSHVSTGGGASLELLEGKTLPGVAELSEKK